The DNA segment GGCGACCTTGAGATTCTGgtgaccttgagattctggGGATAAAAAATTTGGTGACCTTGAGATTTTGGTGACCATAAATTTCGTGACCTTGAGATTTTGGTGACCTTGAGGATGGTGGTGTGGTATAAAAGGTAATATAAATGAACACAAAACGGCACCTTTCGACATCTGCTATGACATTACTCctttatttcatagtaatttcatacaaactttaaccatggatatctccataaccatggggttccgcgccatggggGTTGGACTGGGGGGTAGGCCTTTGCACCCTCTACCCCCCCATACCCAACACTCCCTCCAAATCGACGgtccataaagtaaagattagcctcccaccataaactacggtggggaataaaaaaatatgagactgtgacaaagacaaacaataatagcgctttctctgctactcctagtgaaagatacataagactatcccgttctgtcagttatccccaccactcatgccatgccctcgatgggacgatatcccttcgcgcctacattttttttagagtgacagaaaaaagtcagcAGTAATAACAATACGCTGTCAAGAAAATATCAATAAGCAATAACAAAACGTAACGTCAATAGTGCACGTGTCACTGCATAGAAGTGTCACTGTCACATCCTTATGTCAAAATTGAATTTTACaacgtttgttttgttttcgttttgctcaaagttaaaataattcataatttaatgTATTCCTGTAGAATTCCTGCTATTAttgaattttaatataaaactagTTACTCAGAGAATATAAGCGAATAGAGATGACTGCATTCGAAAATTTGTCACCTTCACAGGTAATTTTAAACTCCAGTATTAAAATTGTAGATgggtataaatattttaataaaattatagcaatgaacttatattaaataaataatgacgtATTTAACTTAAACAGATCACTAATTGCAAGTTATACCATCCGCACTTCACAGACAGACCGTCGTACGTCACCTAGCGCGCCGCGGCGTTTTActtatgaaactttccatacaatacaatttagcgaactctttaaccatgaataacagtttggtgcaagtGATGCAACTGACCCTTTAATGTGTTAAATTATTTATCGGAACATTACTACTAAAACACTGTACTGTAAATGGATTACAATGCCACCTGTGAAAATTTCGTATGAGTTAAAGAGGCTGCAAAAAACAGCGGAAAAATTCTTCTAATTTTTAACAGAGGGCTCTGGTAGAACTAGCGTTGGTACTTGGTAAGAGCATTCgcctttcaatctggaggtcgcaggttcaatccggaggtcacagGTTCACCCTGGCACGcactaatgagtttttcggaacttatgcacgatatatcatttgatatttaccagtcgcttttcggtgaaggtttaaacatcgtgagaaaacagGACTAATCCAAATACGGCCTAGTTGCCACTTTGGGTTAAAAGGTCAGATGGGAGGCGCTTTCGTACAAAGTAGTGCCTCTTCCTACGCCAATTCTctggattagttgccaagcagaccccaggctaTAAGCCAGGACAAACGATAGGAAGAAGAAGACTGCTCTGGTACCATAACCAAATTACCAAACTTATTGTCATTATCTTTATtcatttacaatgtttttatttattaactaatattaaaactaaggtttataaagtgtcattcaatagaccTTGCAAactttgtaaacaaaagttactagtaatttgacattcagtgtcaatttagtatgtcggtttgtttacatagttagcaagttctattgaatgacagtttaaaactaaactaacattaaaataaaacgacttaataactaaataacaataGAGAAAAAAAACCCACTTATGGAAGGTCCCCCAAGTCTTTGCCCTGCGGAAGGGCTGGCTACATAttgtcgctatacttactcaacctcatatctgcaacaatcatttgatggaaatgtcgcttttctttaattcggaatacgggtgtttttgtcatcaaatgagtgttgcagatacgaggttgagtaagtatagcagcgatatgtttttattaaatatgtttacagAAAGTCCGAGCATCACTCCACCGCGATGTCAGAGGGATATGCACAGAGGCCATACATCTACTTGGCATGGACATGACCAAGCCCGCCATGGAGATAGTAGCAGAACTAGTTTACAAAAAACTGAAAATATATGGGACGGATTTGGAAGCCTTTGCAAAGTACATAAATCTTAATGAGATTTTGATTTTTTACCTACCTAGCTAGAAcaaattcaagaggaagggttATAATTTATAGTCTGTGGCAAACTTGTCAgacagtaagaaccaggaaaactatacttatatttcttttgggtgctacttAGTAATAGTGTAAGAGATGGTATGATTCTCTCTTGTCTATGTTTAGAATGAGGCGGTCCTGGGCCAAACTATAAGCAGtcaatttcaattttgtttatttcacGTAAAAGCTTACATAACAATTACCCAAAGCACAAGTACATGgtaaatacaaaattacaagttataattaatacaaaaataatgtatacttggtcaagcaaatcttgtcagtagaaaaaggcggcaaatttgaaaaatcgcgggttagcaacactacgtttgaattgttcgaaaatcgcgtgtcatttgtatcttatctgtggaactgttttgtttacatttcatcttTGTTTGAttatacattgctgctttttgttcgtttcctagggataccaatattttagtttgctttacactccacatatccagcttgacagactatatgtaTGCAGCATATACCTTGATTTCCTGCACTCATGCACTGCATTGACTGTGACATTATTGCaatactaaaattaatataattatttttataagtatacatatactatacctatgttaaaattTCAGACATGCCAAACGGAACACTATTAATTCTGAGGATGTGAAACTTCTGGTCAGAAGAAATGCGTCATTGGTATGTTTTTCctaactttttccatttataTTTTACTATATGAAAATTTCACAAACCACAGAAaacaactttttctactcccgtacttttatttgtcatttaaagggtcgtgcacacacctttaaacccctctcttatagttgtcaagacaagtctttagtctattccccaaaaaagtatttgtgcatacacgcagtatctttttggcacttttacgatacttcgtgtaatcaccacttaaaaaatattgtatggaatacattgttgccaacctaattttaattgtcatttctgacagatgagtgaaccatagacatgttttggttaatcatcatcatcatcatcatcatcatcatcagttttcgtctttatagggctgtatctcctaaaccgtgcgtcgtagcgcaaaaataatcaaattttcgttcccctttgaaacccgtaagtaatatttaaaaaacacaaaaaactaaaaaaaattaaaaaaaagaaagaaaaatgtttatgggttgtatctcctaaaccgtgcgtcgtagcgcaaaaataataaaatgttcattcctctgtaagaaacccctaattaatattaaaaaaaaaataacaaaaaaaaattaaaaaaaaacaaaaaaaaaactttataatgctgtatctcttaaaccgtgcgtcgtagcgcaaaaataatcaaattttcgttcccctttgaaattcctaagtaatatttataaaccacgaaaaacaaaaaaaaataaaaaaaataaagaaaaatgtttatgggttgtatctcctaaaccgtgcgtcgtagcgcaaaaataataaaatgtccattcctctgtaagaaacccctaataaaaaaaataaaaaataaaccaaaaaatatatttatagggctgtatctcctaaaccgtgcatcgtagcgcaaaaataataaaattttcgttccccttaagaatcccacgcactgaacaacctatcatattaggaaattaaacaatcatcatcatccatttttattattatttcattgcatttcaaagtaagtgcttggtcgtagaaaaagtattgtatgcaacgttgtttaactgagtcaaaaaatactcgtggcgtctttattaacaattttcggcttcgcctcaaattgttactcacgccactcgccttttttgacccctcttaaacaacggttgcataaaatactataattaaaACTGACTTATTGAAAGGCActtcaatagtagtttatgcaacagtgatataataagggttcttaaaattcaagggtcgaagttacaaaacgagacgtagtcgagttttgtaaaaaaagacccgagaattttaagaaccaattatgagctgttgcatacattactttttctatgacagctgcagcaaaaaaaaaaaaaaaaaaaaaaaaaaaaaaaaaaaaaaaaaaaaaaaaaagttattattaaaaaaaaagagttattattaaaaaaaaagagttattattaaaaaaaaagagttattattaaaaaaaaagagttattatttaaaaaaaattgagttattatttaaaaaaaaaagagttattattgtaaatgaaaacatacctctttcaatcaagatgatcggaacttgtatcttgtatctttaaaaaaaataaagcagttgtattatactcataagatgactgctagcagtcatcttatgagcctatagacaaagcattcaaatgacattgctttagatatcactgtcagtcatttaattgacacatttaagtgctggagtagaaaaagaatatAATTAGCTACATCGTTCGaactttaaaaatgtaaaactttCAAATAAGTGCTTCATTTGCAATCATAGAATCAAACCGAACTCTGGCCTATAACTGTCACAACCTCGTATCTATCCTTCAACGACGCTCGTAACCTCAACTGTATTCCAATTGACTAAGGATTAATTTAGAAAATTAGCGTGTGAGTGACATATGAATTTGTGAAAGATTTTAACCGCATTAATGTAACTGAcgttcaaatatattttatttatggctTCCATTCCGTCAGGTGGATTGGTAACGAGTTATTTTAACGccaattttaatgtaaatgccaTCTGAAATTCTGAATGGTTGAGCAAGGCTAATGAATACGATTGTGTGATTTatgcatacattttgtatgacaGAATATTTCTAACATTAGTTTGAAAGCGTTTTGCTGTTTATGTGTATGGTTGACATGCTTGTACAGTGCTTTGACGAATGTATTTTAGGTTTTGTTTGTTTCTAGAATTTAATTATTCCCTGTTTATTCCacttttagtacctacctatcagtaCTTATTACCGTTATGTGTAAACTACAGTctgttttttttagggttcgtaattatccagataattatagtctttgataattatccgcTACATATCCcaggataattatcccaggtatatGGATGAtgctatacctatatttattttctttgaattatttgatagtaaaaaataatgattggggcgttttttatattttaggttattatcaaatcggtAATTaacaggcataaaaatcacgataatgtGTGTGTGTTTCAAACcctgttttttttaacactttTGTCGCTGACTGTGCTTTCTTCCTTTGTATAtctattaattaggtacttcttGAGACCTTACTAAAAAGCCTTAAATCAATGAGgtcgtgtttttttttcgatCAGTTCGGTTGGTTAAATAAATACCATAAAGGGGCCCCACTGAtgatcagccctagtagcacggtagcatttttatcgtttatcaccatgcctgtcacgttctaacaagtatgtaagtgcgaaagtgacgggcatagtgatagtcgataaaaatggaaccgtgctgagcccgcagtccgccggacgatatcggcctgtcagttgtttggagctgtcaccttttgcgtttaactgacagcatagaaggtagcatcctatagaagcggtctacgcgtgcctccgtgagggacaaaacatataaattcgaccaatcatgcgacgctatgattggtcgaatttgtttgttatggtgggcaacaaatagatttgaccaatcatccatactaatttatggtggggaataaagaaaaatgtgagactgtgacaaggacaaacaataatagcgctttcgctgctactcctactgaaagatacataagactatcccgttctgtcagttatccccaccactcatgcccaatccagttatactagattcatgactgACAGGCTGATCGGCGGACTGATCAACAGTAGGCCCCTTTACACCAACCACCTAGATAGAGATAcacctatacttcgttttttttagcattagaaataaggtaaacaatcttgatgtgtcttttaattgaaaaacacattttaaaaataagttacggtaaatgtgtaacaataattatgaatctaatacgatcttttatagtcttctgctttcataagtaatagttattgatttttaaaaagtgtttttcaattaaaagacttgtcaaaatcgcttaccttctttcaagttctttctaatgctaaaaaaacgaactatagtcggCTAGGcctataaagaaaaaaaacctgccaagtacgagtcggactcgcgttccaagggttccgtacattaagttcgactcacgcttgactgcacatttctaataggttttcctgtcatctataggtaaagaactatagtgtattttttcaaaattgtaaaccgtagtttcggagataaagggggggaatggtcagacagacgcacgagtgatcctataagggttcagttttttccttttgaggtacggaaccctaaaaatataaaatgaatgtccaatttaaaaatttacaatacttaatattatgttgtttttttcttaattaaatcacatttgttACAGAAAGCACACTTAAACAAAATTCAACCATCAAATCCCCTACTCAAAGAAAAACGTCGAAAAACCATAACCATCACCGAACTCACTACACCATCATCTAAACCTAAAGATACCATACCTACTGAAGATAAAAATGATAAAACAGAGAACACAGATACAAATGAAGCGAGAGAGAGTGAGATAAAAGATGGGGGTTCGAATTCGAAGGATGATTCGATCGAGAGTAGGATGGCAAGTGAAGTGGAACAGATGTCGGTGGATGATGTTGTTGATCTTACttttgattgaaatatatataataatatggtttaaaaaagtttttttaattttagatcaTAAAGTACGTTACGTACAAATagccatacatttgacgtgcccctcccccgcaaaaatcggcagttttttttaatttatttatttaagaaacaaacggtcgtttacaaacaataattacaaaaatatttttaagttaagaCCTGGAGTTTCcttattcatcatcatcttcctcgcgttgtcccggcattttgccacggctcatgggagcctggggtccgcttggcaactaatcccagtaattggcgtgggcactagttttacgaaagcgactgccatctgaccttccaacccagagggtaaactaggcccgtattgggattagtccggtttcctcacgatgttttccttcaccgaaaagcgactggtaaatatcaaatgatatttcgtacataagttccgaaaaactcattggtacgagccggggttcgaacccgcgacctccggattgcaagtcgcacgctcttaccgctaggccaccagcgcttccttattatatatataatttattgtacAGACAatgacagacaaggcgtctccagaACGTTACTTACTAAATGCtctaagataaatatgtaggtacattatatcgatctaaagtctatttttttattcggtagactgaaatgacagttaatagtatgaaatgacatttcatgttcatactattaactgtcatttcagtctacggaataaaaaaatagactttagatacctcagtgttgtgaataacgcttatttttaggcttaaagactcgagccctcaagactcgactatatttgagaattggtatttattcattttacgcgtatggatgtaagaaatcgtctttgccgcctatGAGGCGTTAAGCATCGAGAGTCTTAAGGTTTCGAgtctttaagagccaacaggagctaagatttaaatattttaggtaaatatacccgtctcgctaacggaagcggctcctaacactagtgcgataaggacaaggcgaaaaatcctgcgtaaaaatatcaaaaatcgaggtttcgtactcgactgtttcctcctccaaaacttaaccaatcgtaaccaaatttggaaatctaaatgattatgacattatctgtgtcggaccgttttgcttttttgactaattgatgtcagttttgaatagcacgcctcgcattgcggcatagtcaattaggccatttttgaagggctctagcgccttaaaaaacaaaaatatcaaaaaaagcaaaacggtccgacacagatattggcaatattaatctgtgttgaaaaaatcattgctctagcttcaaaacccacggaggaaacagtcgagtacgtttgtatggagaaatgaccactcctgttggctcttaagcatcgaaatgagcgttattcacaacactaagacacctacataagtatgtacctagaCTACTAAAATCATAACCCTACTTTATGGCGTTACAGTAGACAAGCAAAAATGGCTGGCACACGCACAGATAATAAatcagtacctatatattattgtattgataTCTGAACGGACATGGAAGCAAAATTAGGTACACAGATATGCATTAAAATGAGAAGCAAGCGCGGTCCTCCTGTCCGCGGGCCAAAAAACTCGTTATAACGAAACACAATTACTGGTGCACAAGGAAAACTGTGGAGTCGCAACGTAATAAAATATTCGTAATATAACGTAATaaagcaaaaccgtagcatatgacagttttgtgtcagggttggcgattatgatgaaccattttgctttaactttattgtatgtacctaagattagtaaaattgatcgagaagcttgttgaccctcttccgatgtaacccggtttaatttactgtcaaataaaataaataaacaggtcaatgtcaatattagatgcgtttcactgtttctgttattttttgtttataaaattacgtttttttcgtaattctttcaaatattaacatggaattttcattgcttgaaaatattggtgtgtttgaaaacaaagaaacaatattttttgtactttagtttatactGTAatacgtagtagtgataactgataaccctgacgtacaactgctacagatttgctggctcggttgcgaggtatggctGATAAATAAGCTTCAGTACATTTACCCACCTGAGAAAATTGGACAGAAAAAGGAAAAAAGGACAGTTATTGCCCCAACTTAAAAAGTTGATACTTTTGTTAGAGCACCGACTGTATTAAGACTATTAAGTCGAGACCTATCTGTTTATCTATCCATATCCAGAAGCTATTTTAAGTACGAGACTACAGTATGTATACAGTTTGCATGTAGGTATACTACCTAAAACcatttatgaaatgaaatatgaGAATGTTACCTATTTTCTTTAAATACGGACACTTTGTTAAGACTCTGTCTTGTAAATACGGACACGTgtctaaaaacatttttttttctattattaaAAACCCTCTTTTATTGTTTGTGATACAATCTCATTAATGACGGTATCTCAGGGTCAGGATTTAGACttatagataaaaaaaatatatctaaatatgtaTCGACGACTCCATCGCTCCCATATGCCCAGTAGTTAATTACTTCTATAAACGACAGTTAGAGGATAATGAGATTTTTGCAATTCAACAGTCCACATTACAGGGTGCTGTTTGTTACACCCCCCCCCCTCTGCTGACCGCAGGGGGGAGTTATTAGGCAGCTCTGTTAATGAATTCCCTGTTAGCGTGTTTGGCTGTGGCTATCTgtagtatttgtattgttttcgtgtGAAATGATAGACCGACTTTCGCTAACTTGCCAGGGTTTTTAAAGGGGTCAAAATTCATTTCGTTCTGTCTTTGTAACCAAAATGGAGGAGTTTTTGTTCATACCTGTACCTAAATTTTCAGAAAACTGGCTTATTTTCTGTGGTCAATATAATAGTTAACGATTTGGATACATTTTAATAAGGATTTCATCATAAAGATTTTGAGAATTAGAAGATTTGAATTTAGGCATGCGAGGAAATTTAATTCACGGTTGAGCTACGGTCGCAGCGCTAACATGCAGCAACATAACAAGTAAAGCAACAAGCTAGTAACAGATAACATGGGTTTTCCGGAATGTAGCGgaaatgcttcgtagaggcaaaacgacaacgtgtcCTCTGATTAAGAGCTGAATGGGTTAAAGTCGATCAGCTGTGAGTAGTCATGTGTCCAACAGTGGCACAAATATTGActggtataagtaggtacctataagacGCCTGACGCGCGCAActtcagcccaatatcaacctacgtgcattccgataaggttcGCGCGCCGGCATTGCGCACTTTCCGTGTTTTGTGTTAATTTAAGACAGAGCACTaattggtaggtaggtatttctaAAAAAGTCTAAATGTCTGTTCCAATTTTGTAACTACAAGTTGAGTGATGGTAATGTCATGGAAAACACAAAAACATATCAATTTTATGGACGCATATTTTCGAAAGAGCTCGCTAttcggctaccatcagtttgtcactgacataaacgccgtcgagaacgtaatttactttctatacatctcgctcgtactcgcatattagtgcaaacgagatgtatagaaagtaaattacgttctcgatagcgtaaatgtcagttttgacactgtcagtgactctggtacgggctctgtacggctaccatcagtttggcactgacataaacgccatcgagaacgtaatttactttcaatacatctcgctcgtactcgcatataagtgcaaacgagatgtatagaaagtaaattacgttctcgatagcgtatatgtcagttttgacactgtcagtgactcgtggtacgggctTAGGGTTACTGAGTAAAAATGACATACATCGGCATAGAACGTAGGTACTCAGTAAACAAAAGCAGCTGGGTAAAATATTTTTCGTAAATGCTCTAATTTAGTACAACATCCAAGTCCAAGTAGTAATTAGCGGCTAGATAAGTGCATAAGGCTAGAAACCCACGCTCTCGATATGCTCCTTGCATTATTCATACTGCATCTGCATACGGCTGCATCAAACTTGCGGGAAAAACTAGTGCAAGTGCACTAATGAGTCGTGACATGGGTGTTTAGTAATTACTCGACTACGGTCAAAATACAGGGATAATTAATTAACCCAGAGTTAGCGAAGGTCTctatttcagcttgggcaaaaatgctttcgtatgtccggttGTTCTCTACAGAGGGGCTAaaacgcgaaaaccgaaattcgaaaattgcgggaatctttctcttttactccaataaaggcgtaaagagtgacagagaaaaatgcccgcaatttgcgatcttcgattttcgcggtcacatttctcaaccgattgtcgtacaattttgtgagcaggttcgaagattaaatagtttttttgtcTATTCAGCTTTTGGAAAACTTGATTATATGTTTATGCGTTTCTTTTTCGCATCTATGTCTTACAACCAATTGGAATTACGATGCATTTAGATACATATGGGAATGATGGGAATAACATTAAATTGTAACTGAACATAATTTTAATATGAGAAGCGAGCCATTAAAATGTTTTCTCGGCCTAGACCTTAAAACAAACATTCACACTACACGCCTTACCGACGCCTATTGAACTACCCCCTACCCCCCCTGTCTGAAGACCGTCCATCAATTAGTACCGTAATGGCCGCTCGCTGAATATGCAACTGTACAATTGCTCAAAGACTGGCACATGTAAGAAATTGTCTTGCTTTGTTACTGTCTTCTATATACTTAGGTTC comes from the Cydia amplana chromosome 12, ilCydAmpl1.1, whole genome shotgun sequence genome and includes:
- the LOC134652571 gene encoding centromere protein S-like yields the protein MTAFENLSPSQKVRASLHRDVRGICTEAIHLLGMDMTKPAMEIVAELVYKKLKIYGTDLEAFAKHAKRNTINSEDVKLLVRRNASLKAHLNKIQPSNPLLKEKRRKTITITELTTPSSKPKDTIPTEDKNDKTENTDTNEARESEIKDGGSNSKDDSIESRMASEVEQMSVDDVVDLTFD